One genomic region from Phragmites australis chromosome 1, lpPhrAust1.1, whole genome shotgun sequence encodes:
- the LOC133883762 gene encoding FK506-binding protein 3-like, whose translation MGCGASFSNADGTVRRSLASDGGPPPWLEDAREGQGNMNGRAHGRWRSGKGLVVRDLEWRRSGGDLTMGKAIYFEVAETNNGDSKEGPEDDDDEEPDEEDIELEEEDNGGNEDIKDDEDSDREENPKAEYEGCSSDDESFLSCIVYSDMSTNDDIEDSVDWDALEKEANEDLGYNNGDKMDKKKEALGIVEMDNDEAIIHALHEDLVDADDATDDAANDQTIVHALHEEEEDEEDMEEPAEEEDKDKMGTMTMKIGTRVLVPALTPTTLVDEDQDKGADDDESGGVGIITISHSITLGGMKRDRLV comes from the exons ATGGGGTGTGGTGCTTCCTTCTCCAATGCCGACGGCACGGTGCGACGCAGCTTGGCCTCCGATGGCGGCCCTCCACCTTGGTTGGAGGATGCACGGGAAGGGCAAGGCAACATGAATGGGAGGGCGCACGGCCGATGGAGAAGCGGCAAAGGGCTGGTGGTGCGAGATTTGGAATGGAGGAGATCTGGAGGGGACCTCACGATGGGGAAAGCAATATATTTT GAGGTTGCTGAGACTAACAATGGGGACTCAAAGGAGGGTCCCGAggatgacgatgatgaggagccCGATGAGGAGGACAtagagctggaggaggaagacaatGGTGGTAATGAGGACATCAAAGACGATGAGGACAGTGACAGGGAGGAGAATCCTAAGGCTGAGTATGAAGGCTGTAGCAGCGACGATGAGAGCTTCCTTAGCTGCATAGTGTATTCGGACATGTCTACCAATGACGACATTG AGGACAGTGTCGATTGGGATGCTCTTGAGAAGGAGGCTAACGAGGACCTCGGCTACAACAATGGTGACAAGATGGATAAGAAGAAGGAGGCCCTAGGCATCGTTGAAATGGACAACGACGAGGCCATCATACATGCACTTCATGAGGACCTTGTGGACGCGGATGACGCTACCGATGATGCTGCCAATGACCAAACTATCGTGCATGCCCTGCATGAG gaggaagaggacgaaGAGGACATGGAGGAGCCGGCTGAGGAGGAAGACAAGGACAAGATGGGGACAATGACAATGAAGATCGGGACAAGGGTGCTGGTGCCAGCTCTGACTCCAACGACTTTGGTGGATGAAGATCAGGACAAGGGTGCTGATGACGATGAAAGTGGTGGTGTTGGCATCATCACCATTAGTCACTCTATCACCCTTGGCGGGATGAAGAGGGATAGGCTAGTGTAG